GATGACGGTCGCCGAGTGGTGGCAGATCCTCGCTGACGAGCGCTATTCGCTGCCCTCGCTGCCCGAGCACGCCCACGGGCGCGGCTACTCCCGTCAGGAAGAGAACGAGGTCAAACTCGGCCTCAACGACGCCGGCACCCTCGGTCCGCCCGGCGGCATCGCGACGATGATGGCGGCACCCACGATCGCCGCTCACGGCACCCCTGAACAGATCGACCGGTTCGTGAAACCGATCGTGAACGGCACGGCCTCCTGGTGTCAGCTGTTCTCCGAACCGGGGGCCGGATCGGACCTCGCCGGTCTCCAGACGAAGGCCGAACGCGACGGTGACGAATGGATCGTCAACGGTCAGAAGGTCTGGACCAGCCTCGCGGAGGGCACCGACTTCGGCATGCTGCTCGCCCGTACCGATCCGAACCAGCCGAAGCACGCCGGCATCACGTGGTTCGCGTTCCCGATGATGCAGGACGGCGTCGACATCCGGCCGCTGGTCGAGATGACCGGTCAGGCGTTCTTCAACGAGGTGTTCATGGACGACACCCGCGTGCCGGACGCCAACGTGATCGGTGATCTCAACAACGGTTGGCGAGTCGGCAACACCACGCTCGGCTTCGAGCGCGCCAGCCTCGCCGGTGCCGGCGTGGAACTGCCCTTCGCCCGCGCCGGTTCCACGTCGGCGGACCTCACGAAGCCCGCCGGAAGCTTCGGTCTGCGCACCGAGGGCGGTCCTCGACTGAAGATCGACGCCGCGCCCACCGCCGTCCGCTTCGGGCGCTACGCCCGCGACCTCGGCCTCGACGACGCCACCCGGCGCGATGCTCGCGTGCGGCTCCACATCCGCGAGGAGGTCAACCGCCTGCTCGGGCTGCGGTCACGTTCCGGCGCGGTACCCGCCATCGGCAACCTGGGCAAGCTCGCCATGAGCGAGATCGCCCGCATGAAACGCGAGGTCGGCAACCAGTCCATCGGCGCCCACGGCATGCTCACGGGCGCCGACGCCGCGGCGGGCCCCGGCAACGGCGAGGTCCAGGCCTCGACCCTGCACTCGCCCGCACCGGCCATCTACGGCGGCACCGACCAGGTCCAGCGCAACATCCTGGGAGAGCGCTTTCTCGGCCTCCCCAAAGAACCCGGCCCCGCCAAGACCACCCCCTTCAAAGACCTCCCCAGAAACTGACCGTTGCATTGGGGGTCAGACCCCCGTTGCAGTTCGGGCGCAGTGTCACACCGACTTCCTAGGTTCGCGTCCATGGCGAGACGCACGAGATCTGCAGTGGAGGCCGACTGGCACCATGTGATGAACCGGGGCGCGAGAAAGCTGCCGGTGTTCGGTGACGATGCCGACCGCCATCGTTTTCTTCACCTGTTGGCCGATGCGGCCGCAGGCGTAGGAGTGGAAATCCACGCCTACGCCCTGATGGGCAACCACTACCACGGGCTGTTCCGATCGCAGGTCTCGGCGCTGTCGGCGATGATGCAGACGACCGGCTCGAGATACACGCAGTCCTTCAACGCCAAGTACGGGCTCGACGGCCCCTTGTTCCGGGGCAGATTTCGGTCACAACCGATTCTCGAGGAGACATATCTCTGCACCGTCGTGCGCTACATCCATCGCAATCCGATCGCAGGATTGGAACGCTTCGACCGAGCGGCATTCGACTGGACGAGCCATCCCGCCTACGTCGGCGAGGCGAGGGTGCCGGCGTGGCTCAGGACCACGACGCTGCTACGACTGATCGGCGGCACTCCCGATTCGTTCCGGCGCTTCGTCGAAGGTCCCGAACCGGTCGACCACTTGCCGACCCCGATCCGGTCGATCTCTGGGCCTCGCCCACTCCGTCCGGCCGACATCGAGGCGGCGGTGGGGGTGTCGTCGCCGATGGAGTTCGAACTCGTCCGGGCGGGCGGGCGAGGCATCCGCGATCCGTTGCGAGCCGCCACGCTGATTCTGTGTCGAGAGTTGACCGACGTCACCGCCGACGAGCTCGCGTCTCGATACGGCTACCGCAGCGGAGGTAGCGTTCGCAGCGCCGCGACCCGAGCGGCTCAGCGCTTGGCCACCGATCCGCTGCTGCAAGAGTTGGTCGACGATGCCCGACGGAGGCTCATCCCGTCCGTGCGCCGGAGCGCGTAGACCCCGGCACGCCTCAACCGCAACGGGGGTCTGACCCCGAGTGCAACGGTGTGACGGATGACACGTTGGAGCGAATGCGTGGTACAACATGGCAGTTGTTGGACCAAGGGGGGCTCCATGACCACACGCCGCACTCGACGGGTTTCGTCGCTTCTGGCCGTCTTCACGCTCTTTGCACTGCTCGCTGCCGCGTGCAGCAGCGGTGACGACGGGGGCGAAACCGAGAGCGGCGAGGGGGCAGAATCGTCCACCACCACCGCCGCGCCCGACGACGGGACCACCACACCGCCCGACGACACCGAGGACACCTCTACGACCGCCGCACCCGCGGACGACGTCGAACCGTTCGACTCGTACCGCGGCGTCACCGCCGACACGATCACCGTCGGCGTCGTCAGCAGTGACCTCGACGAACTGCGGGAGCTGGGTCTGGTCGACATCAACAACGGTGACGTCCCGCTCATCTGGGAGACCCTCATCGCCGACGTCAACGCCAACGGGGGCGTTGCCGGCCGCCAGCTCGAGATGATCTACACCGAGTACAACCCGGTGTTCACCGCGTCCGCCGACGACGCGTGCGTCCAACTCACCCAGGACAACGAGGTGTTCATCGTGCTCGGTGGTATCACCGGGCCGGCCATCGACAGCGTGATGTGCTTCGTGCAGCAGAACGAGACGATGATGATCGGCGGCACCCACACGCCGGCCCACTTCCCCCAGGCGACCGTGCCTTGGGCCGCGATCGCCATGAGCGCGGAGCGTCGCCATGAGGGAACCCTCGCGCTGTACCAGGAGCTCGGCCTGCTCGACGGCAAGGTCGCCACCTACGACGACTCGTCGGAGAACCAGTCGATCACTCAGGATGTCGTGCTTCCCGCACTCGCGGATCTCGGTGTCGAGGTCGTCGAGTCGTTCACGAGCACCATCCCGCAGGGCGACGAGGTGGCTCTCGCCAACCAGGCAGAGATCTACGCCGAGGTAGCGAAGGACGAGAACATCGACACCCTGATCGTCGTCCAGTCGCAGCTCGCGTTCGGCATCGCCCACATGCGAGAGGCCGGATTCGAGGGCAACATCGTCGCCATCGACACCGGCGAGACCGTGTCGACGATCGGCGGCTTCGACGAACGCGACCCCGCCATCTACGACGGCACCTACTCGCCGATGGGGGCATCACGCGACGAGTCGTGGGACCTCGAGGCATCGCAGGCGTGCTACGACATCCTGCGCGAGGCCGAGGGCATCGAGGTGCTCGATCCCGCCGACGTGCCCGACGGCGAGGCCAACTGGGCCGGCGGGATGCAGGCGCCCTGCGCGTATCTCTCGGTACTGAAAGCGGCCGGCGACCGGGCGGGCGGGGACCTCAATCCCGACACCTTCCTGGCCGGGTTGGAAGCGATCGGGGCGATCGATCTGGCCAACATCCCGTTCGCCAGCTTCGGCCCGGGCAAGTACGACGCGGCCGACGGGCTGCGCATCGGTCAGTTCGACCCGACGCTCGGCGAGAACGGCGGCCTGGTCGAGGTGACCGAGCTCACCGACATCACTCAGTGATCGCGCCGCTGCGATCGATGGCCCGGCGATCGGTCCCGAGGTAGCTCGCGATCACCGCGGGGTTCGACCGCACCGTTTCGGGGGTTCCTTCCGCGATCACGATGCCCTCGTCGAGGCAGTACACCCGATCCGACAGCGACATGATCAGACCCATGTCGTGCTCGATCACCACCATCGTCGCCCCGAGCTCCTGCTGGATCGACTTGATCAGCGGTCCGAACGCCTCGGTCTCCCGTTGGGCGAGGCCGGCGGTCGGTTCGTCGAGGCACAAGACATGGGCATCGAGGGCGAGCAGGCCGGCGAGTTCGACGATGCGGCGAGTGCCGGTGGAGAGCTCGTTGATGAACGTGTCGGCGTAGCGGCCGAGGCCGAGGAAGTCGATGAGGTCGGCGGCCTGGCTGCGCTTGACCCGGTCCCGCCGGATCGCGCCGGGCCAGAACAACGCGGTGGAGACGAGGCCGGTCCGGTGTCGGGCCTCGAGGGCGACGAGCACGGTCTCACGCACTGTGAGCTCGGGGAAGAGGTCGGCCGCCTGAAACGTGCGACCGAGGCCGGCCCTGGCCCGTTCGTGCGCGGCCAGACGAGTCACATCGCTGCCGTTGATCTCGATCGTTCCGGTGGCAGGGACATATCCCCCGATGGCGTTGAGCAGCGTCGACTTGCCGGCGCCGTTGGTTCCGATCAGACCGACGATCTCGCCGTGGTCAGCGTCGATGCCGACCCCCGAGACAGCCAGGATCCCCCCGAAACGGACCTCGATGTCCGTCGCCCGCAGGGCGACCTCGCCGCGGCGCTCCTTGGGCTCATGGGTGACGACCGTCGCCGGGGCGGGGCGGGAGACACGCACCGGCGGAGGTGGGCGGCGCGCCGCGACCCAGTCGACCACGGCGTCTCGTGCCACGTAGCCCACGTGCACGAGACCGGCCGGGAAGTAGAGGAGCAGGACGAGTAGGCCGATGCTCGAAGTGAGAAGCGGGACGAGCTCGTTGTCGGGCCAGAAGGACGGGAGGCCCACGACCCAGAACGCCCCGATCAGCGGACCGAGCAGCGTTCCGAGCCCGCCGATGACGACCATCGCCACCACCTGGAGCGAGTCGTCGAGGGTGAAGAAGCGGTTGGCCAGCGGAACGCTCTCGATGATGCCGGCCAGCAGTGCCCCGCCGAACCCCGCGATGCCGCCGGCGAGCGCGAACGCCATGAGCTTCATGCGAATGGGCGACACGGCGTAGGCGCTGGCCGAGTCCTCGTTGTCGCGCACCGCGATGATGCTGCGCCCGATGCCGGAGCGTCGGAGCCGAGCGACGACCACCAGCAACACGACCAACGAGATCATGGTGAAGTAGTAGAAGTCACGCTCGCTCTCGACCTCCCACCAGCCCACCTTCCCCCGCTCGAAGGCCACCGAGGACCCCTCGCCGTCGTCGAGGGCGTCGCGCCGGAAGAGATACACCTGCGCCGCCAACGCGAAGGCGAATGTGCTCACCGCGAGGAGCAGTCCGCGCACCCGCAACGAGCCGACCCCCACGATCGCGGCGATGCCGGCCGTGACGAGCGCGGCCAGGAACATGGACACCAGGAATGGCAGGTCCGGAAGAGTGACGTCGAACCATTGCCACTGCCCCCACCCGACGCCGAAGTGCAGGCCCCTGCTGAAGCCGGCGGCGAGGAGCGCACCGAATCCGGCGAACGCCATCTGGGCCAGCGACACCTGGCCCGACCATCCGGTGATGACGGTGACGGAGACCGCACAGACGGCGAAGGCGAGCACCCGGGCGTAGATGCGATGCCGACTCGGCAGGTCGATCAGCAGCGGCACGACGATCCCGGCGACGAGCAGCAGTGCCGGTCCGAGGTGCACGAAATGACGGACCCACCAGATCGAACGAAGGTGCTCGGGAACGGGGCGCCGCTTGGAGATGAAGGCGAACGAGGCCCGGCCCTCGCCGTCAGCCCTGTTCGAGAAAACGATCGCGGCGACGACGAGCACGAAGAGCACGAGATCGAACAGGCCCGGATCGGTGAGGTGGATTCGCACGATGTGCGTCTCCAGCAGACCGATCCCGATACCGGCCGCCACCGCACGCGGGAACGAGTACATGCCGGCGAGCACGGCGGCCGCGAGGGCACGCGTCATCGTGACGGGACCGAGGTTCTGGATGCCGGTCGCCTCACCCCGCCGACCGGCCAGCAGGATCATGGCGACGGCGCCGACGAAGCCGGCGACCGTCCACACGAACAGCGAGACCGTGCGGGGGCTGATGCCCTGGAGGCGGGCCAGATCGGCGTTGCCGGCCGAGGCCTGCACGGTCTGACCGAACACGGTCCGGTTCAGGAAGAGCGCGAGACCGATGGCGATGATCGGCACGACGACGATGACGGTGAGGTCCGGGCCGTCGACGCTGATACCCCAGAACGGCTCCCAGGAGGAACCGACCGGGATCGGATAGCCCTGCCCGGTCTCGGGCGTGGGGTCGGGCAGGGCGAACAGGATCGCCTGCATCAGCTGGGCGATACCGATCGTCGCCACGAGCAGGATCACCCTCGGAGCGTCGAAGAGGCGACGAACCACCGCGAGTTCGAGGATCCCGCCGCCGATCGTGCCCACCGCAACCGCAACCGCAAGTGCGATCCAGTACGGGAAGTCGTAGTTGACGACCATGATCACCATCAGCCCCATCGCGGGCAGACCCATGTTGCCGACGGCGAGGTTGATGACCTTGGTCGAGCGGTAGATCAGCACGATCCCCATGGCGATCAACCCGTAGATCAGGCCGATGGTGGCACCGTTGAAGACGAGCTGCCACGAGCTCCGGTCGACCCACCAGGCCCAGATCGCGTCCCAGATCGCCATGTCAGCCGCCCTCGTCGCCGAGGAACACGGCCCGGGCGATGTCGTCCCGCTCGAGCAGCTCGCGGGCCGACCCCTCGAAGCGGATCTGGCCCTTCTCGAGGAAGATCGCCCGGTCGCTGATCTGCAGAGCGATGTTGATGGACTGCTCGACGACGATCATCGTCTGCCCCGCCTCCCGCAACCGGTCGATGAGCTCGAGCAGCTCCGACACCACCGACGGGGCGAGCCCGAGTGACAGCTCGTCGATGAGGAGTACGTCGGGCTCGTTGAGCATCGTGATCGCGAGGGCGAGCATCTGCTGTTGCCCTCCCGACAGGGTGCCGGCCTGGTCGTTCTCGCGTCCGACGAGCGCCGGGAAGAGCTCCTGCACCCGCTCGATGCGACGACGCACGTCGGCTCGGTCCTTGCGGTACTTGTAGGCCCCCATGACCAGGTTCTGGCGCACCGTCATGTCGGCGAAGACGCCACGTCCGCCGGGGAGCTGCTGGATGCCGAGCTGCGAGCGCACCTGGGGGGAGCTGAACGTGATCGTGCGCCCGTGGTGGCGGATCACCCCTCGCGACGGGGTGCCGAGTCCGCTGATCACCCGCAGGACCGTGGACTTGCCGGCACCGTTCGTGCCGAGCAGCGCCAGCGACTCGCCCTTGGCGAGCTCGAAGCCGACGTCGAAGAGCACCTGGACCCGGCCGTAGCCGAAGTCGAGGTTGTTGATCTGGAGAGCCGGGATCGCGTCGGGTGCCGCGGCGCGGCGATCGGATTCCTCGAGCTCCTCCTGGAGCTCCTGCACTACCTGTGAGAGATCGCGTTTCACGAACGAGGCAGCCCTCATCATGAGCCCCCCGCCGACGATGGTGGTGGGCACGCTCAGCACCAGCACAGTGGTGCGGGCCCCCCAGGCGTCGGCGAACAGCAACGCGACGAGTCCACCGCCCAACGCACCCGTGAAGAAGATGTAGAGGGTGCCGAGGGCGGCACCCAGACCGCGGAGCCGGTACGGAATGATCGACTGGAGCATCGGCTGCACCATCGCGAAGGCCGAGAACAGCATCACCTCGCGGGGGATCGACATGATCACGAACGCCGGCACGTTGGGCATGAAGTACTGCACCGGCATGAGGAAGGCCGAGAAGAAGACGAGCCCGCCGACGAGACGCAGCACCAGCGACGGGTCGCGTCGGTAGAGCCGATCGAAGCGGGGACCGATGAACACGAGGGCGACCATGACGAACACGCCACCGGCCGTCTTGGCGATGCCCCGGTCGAGTGCTTCGAGGTCGAAGCGATCCTCGAGGAAGATGTTCTCGAGGAACGGCGCGGTGAAGATGCCGAAGCCCATCGCGCTGAACCCGACGATCACCCCCTTGAGGGTCCGGATCTGCCAGAGCCGGGCGAAGGCCGCGTCCATGCTCGGCGGGAGCGGATCGTCTTCGGCGATGGCCTGGCCGAGCACATCCTGCTTCTCCCACTGCCCGCGCGTCGGCTCCTTCAGCCGGAAGGCGGCGAAGGCGAAGAACAGAACCGGTACGCCCAGGATGTAGTAGGCCCACCGCCAGCCGTCGACCTCACCCGGACCGTTGGCGATCTCGACGATCACACCCACGAGCAGGGGGCTCAGCACGGCCACGCCCCGACCGGCGATGGCGGTGATCGCACCGATCCGTCCGCGGATACCGATCGGGTAGGCATCGGCGATCATCGAGCCATGGACCGGGATCGTGTTGGCCTTGGCGATGCCGACACCGAAGCGGGCCCAGAAGAATGCGAAGGCGTTGGGCACCATGCCGCTCAGGAAGACGCTGATGCTGAAGGCCAGGCTCGACCAGCCGATGACCGGTCCCCGCCGGAACCGGTCGGCGAGCCAGCCCATCGGTACGGCGCCGAGCACCACGAACGCCGCCGAGATGGCACCGATGAACGTGATCACGCCGTCGCCCACGCCGAAGTCGTCGCGGATGTCGGGGGCGAGGAGGGCGAACGCGGAGGCCTGGAGTTCGTCGAGGGAGTTGAGCACCAGGAGCACGACGAAGGTCGCGGCGCCGCCCCCCATCACCAGGCCCCGCTTGAGGCTCAGCTCCTCGCTGCCGACGCCGGGCAGCAGTTCGTCGGCGAAGAGGATCTCCTCCACCTCGGACGCGTCGCGTCGTGCCGCTTCCTCCTCGAGCACCAGACCGGCGAGCGCGGACGCATGCGGTCTCGACTCAACGGTGTTGTCGTCCCCCTCGGCCATCGTCCCCCCGGATCGGCCTGCTTCTCGATGTTGCCTTAACGCTCTGCCCTGTCTGCCTGACGATCCGTTTTCTGTGCCTCTCGCCAGGTCAGCCCCTGCTCCACGTCGATGTCGTGAGGCAGGCCAAGTAGCCGCTCGGCGATGACATTGCGTAGCACCTCGCTCGTCCCCCCACCTACCGTGAGCGCCGGCGAGAAGAGGAAGCCGTCGTTCCACTGGGCCCAGCTACCGTCGAGCGGCCCATCGGCCAGCATTCCCGCCGCACCCTCGAGATCGACGGCCAACTCGTAGACGACCTTGCCGTGCGGGTCGGCCAGTGCCTTGCGCAACGACGCATCCGGCCCGGGCGTCTGGTTCACCTTGGCGGCCACCAACGCGAGCCGGTGGTAGCGGAGAATCTCGCCCTCGATGTAGGCCCGAACCAGGCGATCGCGGTGGGGGCCGGGTGCGATGCCGCCGCGCTTCTCGACCGCCTCCACCAGGTCACGAACGGTCGGGCCGTGACCCCACCGCAGTCCGCCCTGGCTGAGTGACACTCGTTCGTTGGCCAGCGTCTGCTTGGCCATCGACCAGCCGTTGTGCTCCTCGCCGATGAGGTTCTCGGCCGGGATCCTCACTTCGTCGAAGAACACCTCGTTGAACAGGCCGCCACCGCTCATGTTGACGATGGGTCGTACCTCGATGCCCGGCGTCGCCATGTCGACGATGAAGTAGCTGATGCCGGTGTGCTTCGAGACCTCGGTGTCGGTGCGAGCGATGAGGATGCCGAAGCGCGAGACGTCGGCCAGCGAGGTCCAGATCTTCTGCCCGTTGACGATGTACTCGTCGCCGTCACGCACCGCCCGGGTGGAGAGGTTGGCGAGGTCCGAGCCGGCCTCGGGTTCGCTAAACAGCTGGCACCACATCTCCTCGCCGGTGAGCATCGGCGGCAGGTAACGCTCCTTCTGGGCGTCGGTGCCGTGGACGATGATCACGGGCCCGCAGTGGCCGGTGCCGATCGGGTTGATCGGCTTCCTCGCCCCTGCCCGCTTCATCTCCTCTTCGATGATCAGCTGGTGCACCGGCTCGGCGTCGAGGCCCCACGGGGTCGGCCAGTGCGGCACCACGAGACCGGCGTCGCGGAGCTGCGCCGGTGTGGGGTCGGGATGATCGGAGAACCACGAGCGGAGTTCCTGGCGTCGTGGGTCGTCGTCTCCCGGCAGCTCCAGGGTCATCGTCGATCCGGGACTGGCAGCCATGCGGCACATTAGGTCAATGTGGAGGCATGACCGCCACCGACGCATCGACTGAGCACTACACCGTCATCTCCGCCGACACCCATGCCGGCGGGAGCCACCAGGCATATCGCGAGTACCTCGCCGAGGAGTTCCGCGACGAGTTCGACGCCTGGCGCGGAAAATACAAGAACCCCTACAAGGATCTCGGCGACAACCGTCGGCTCCGCAACTGGGACAACGACATGCGCAACCAGGCGCAGCTCGACGAAGAGGGCGTGGTCGGCGAGGTCATCTTCCCCAACACCGTGCCGCCGTTCTTCCCGAGCTTCGTGCTGTTCGCCCAGCCCCCGACGGCCGAGCAGTACCGCCAGCGTCGGGCCGGTATCCAGGCTCACAATCGTTGGTTGAAGGAATTCTGCGAGGACTATCCCGAGCGGCGCGCCGGTGTGGGCCAGATCTTCCTCAACGATGTCGACGACGCCATCGAGGACGCCAAGTGGATCAAGGAGAACGGGCTGCGCGGCGGCATTCTCCTGCCCAACATCGCCCCCGACGTCAAGTGGGTCAAACCGCTCTACGACCCCTGCTACGACCCGCTGTGGGAGGTGCTCACCGATCTCGACATGCCGATCAACATGCACTCGGGCACCGGCAACCCCGACTATGGCAAGTACCCGATCTCGATGCTGCTCTACATCGGCGAGGTCGGCTTCTACACCCAGCGGCCGCTGGTCCACATGATCCTCGGCGCCGTGTTCGAGCGCTTCCCGACGATGAAGTTCGTGCTCACCGAGATCGGCGCAGCGTGGATCCCGCCGCTGCTCGAACAGCTCGACGGCACCATCTCGCGCATCCGCGACACCGGTGAGACCGGCGAGATCAAGTACGACCGCGGAGTGCTGCCGTCGATGCTCGCCTCGGAGATGTGGGCCCAGTGCGGCTACGTCGGCGTGTCCGGTCCGGGGGCGGGCGACATGGAGGCTCGCCACGCGGTCGGCGTCGACCGTTTCATGTGGGGCAGCGACTACCCCCACGACGAGGGCACCCATCCGAACACCAAGGAGCACCTGCGTCGTCGCTTCGCCGACATCCCCCACGAGGACTGCGTGAAGATGTTGGCCGGCAACGCGGCGAAGCTCTACGACTTCGATCTCGACAAGCTCGCGCCGCTGGCCAAGCAGTACGGCCCGACCCGGGAAGAACTGCACACCCCGGTCGACGGCCCCGACGACGCCGACTACCTCGGCATCGGCGAAGACATGGACACCGACGCCCTCTGACCGTTGCATTCGGGGTCAGACCCCCGTTGCAGTTGGGGTCAGACCCCCGTTGCACCACTTCTAGGAGACTGCGCGGCGAACGATCGTCGTCGGGGAGTCCTTCGTCGCCGACCAGATCACATTCGGTTCGGCGCCACGGCCGACCGCACCCGCAGCGACTCCATCGATCGTCCGGATCGCCCTGCTGCCCCGATCGATGAGGAAGGTGGCTCCGTCGGCGGCCAACGCGAGGACACCGGCATCGATC
The sequence above is a segment of the Acidimicrobiales bacterium genome. Coding sequences within it:
- a CDS encoding acyl-CoA dehydrogenase family protein produces the protein MTIRETVRAWAAAKWDPEMTVAEWWQILADERYSLPSLPEHAHGRGYSRQEENEVKLGLNDAGTLGPPGGIATMMAAPTIAAHGTPEQIDRFVKPIVNGTASWCQLFSEPGAGSDLAGLQTKAERDGDEWIVNGQKVWTSLAEGTDFGMLLARTDPNQPKHAGITWFAFPMMQDGVDIRPLVEMTGQAFFNEVFMDDTRVPDANVIGDLNNGWRVGNTTLGFERASLAGAGVELPFARAGSTSADLTKPAGSFGLRTEGGPRLKIDAAPTAVRFGRYARDLGLDDATRRDARVRLHIREEVNRLLGLRSRSGAVPAIGNLGKLAMSEIARMKREVGNQSIGAHGMLTGADAAAGPGNGEVQASTLHSPAPAIYGGTDQVQRNILGERFLGLPKEPGPAKTTPFKDLPRN
- a CDS encoding transposase; protein product: MARRTRSAVEADWHHVMNRGARKLPVFGDDADRHRFLHLLADAAAGVGVEIHAYALMGNHYHGLFRSQVSALSAMMQTTGSRYTQSFNAKYGLDGPLFRGRFRSQPILEETYLCTVVRYIHRNPIAGLERFDRAAFDWTSHPAYVGEARVPAWLRTTTLLRLIGGTPDSFRRFVEGPEPVDHLPTPIRSISGPRPLRPADIEAAVGVSSPMEFELVRAGGRGIRDPLRAATLILCRELTDVTADELASRYGYRSGGSVRSAATRAAQRLATDPLLQELVDDARRRLIPSVRRSA
- a CDS encoding ABC transporter substrate-binding protein encodes the protein MTTRRTRRVSSLLAVFTLFALLAAACSSGDDGGETESGEGAESSTTTAAPDDGTTTPPDDTEDTSTTAAPADDVEPFDSYRGVTADTITVGVVSSDLDELRELGLVDINNGDVPLIWETLIADVNANGGVAGRQLEMIYTEYNPVFTASADDACVQLTQDNEVFIVLGGITGPAIDSVMCFVQQNETMMIGGTHTPAHFPQATVPWAAIAMSAERRHEGTLALYQELGLLDGKVATYDDSSENQSITQDVVLPALADLGVEVVESFTSTIPQGDEVALANQAEIYAEVAKDENIDTLIVVQSQLAFGIAHMREAGFEGNIVAIDTGETVSTIGGFDERDPAIYDGTYSPMGASRDESWDLEASQACYDILREAEGIEVLDPADVPDGEANWAGGMQAPCAYLSVLKAAGDRAGGDLNPDTFLAGLEAIGAIDLANIPFASFGPGKYDAADGLRIGQFDPTLGENGGLVEVTELTDITQ
- a CDS encoding branched-chain amino acid ABC transporter permease/ATP-binding protein, producing the protein MAIWDAIWAWWVDRSSWQLVFNGATIGLIYGLIAMGIVLIYRSTKVINLAVGNMGLPAMGLMVIMVVNYDFPYWIALAVAVAVGTIGGGILELAVVRRLFDAPRVILLVATIGIAQLMQAILFALPDPTPETGQGYPIPVGSSWEPFWGISVDGPDLTVIVVVPIIAIGLALFLNRTVFGQTVQASAGNADLARLQGISPRTVSLFVWTVAGFVGAVAMILLAGRRGEATGIQNLGPVTMTRALAAAVLAGMYSFPRAVAAGIGIGLLETHIVRIHLTDPGLFDLVLFVLVVAAIVFSNRADGEGRASFAFISKRRPVPEHLRSIWWVRHFVHLGPALLLVAGIVVPLLIDLPSRHRIYARVLAFAVCAVSVTVITGWSGQVSLAQMAFAGFGALLAAGFSRGLHFGVGWGQWQWFDVTLPDLPFLVSMFLAALVTAGIAAIVGVGSLRVRGLLLAVSTFAFALAAQVYLFRRDALDDGEGSSVAFERGKVGWWEVESERDFYYFTMISLVVLLVVVARLRRSGIGRSIIAVRDNEDSASAYAVSPIRMKLMAFALAGGIAGFGGALLAGIIESVPLANRFFTLDDSLQVVAMVVIGGLGTLLGPLIGAFWVVGLPSFWPDNELVPLLTSSIGLLVLLLYFPAGLVHVGYVARDAVVDWVAARRPPPPVRVSRPAPATVVTHEPKERRGEVALRATDIEVRFGGILAVSGVGIDADHGEIVGLIGTNGAGKSTLLNAIGGYVPATGTIEINGSDVTRLAAHERARAGLGRTFQAADLFPELTVRETVLVALEARHRTGLVSTALFWPGAIRRDRVKRSQAADLIDFLGLGRYADTFINELSTGTRRIVELAGLLALDAHVLCLDEPTAGLAQRETEAFGPLIKSIQQELGATMVVIEHDMGLIMSLSDRVYCLDEGIVIAEGTPETVRSNPAVIASYLGTDRRAIDRSGAITE
- a CDS encoding MFS transporter — encoded protein: MAEGDDNTVESRPHASALAGLVLEEEAARRDASEVEEILFADELLPGVGSEELSLKRGLVMGGGAATFVVLLVLNSLDELQASAFALLAPDIRDDFGVGDGVITFIGAISAAFVVLGAVPMGWLADRFRRGPVIGWSSLAFSISVFLSGMVPNAFAFFWARFGVGIAKANTIPVHGSMIADAYPIGIRGRIGAITAIAGRGVAVLSPLLVGVIVEIANGPGEVDGWRWAYYILGVPVLFFAFAAFRLKEPTRGQWEKQDVLGQAIAEDDPLPPSMDAAFARLWQIRTLKGVIVGFSAMGFGIFTAPFLENIFLEDRFDLEALDRGIAKTAGGVFVMVALVFIGPRFDRLYRRDPSLVLRLVGGLVFFSAFLMPVQYFMPNVPAFVIMSIPREVMLFSAFAMVQPMLQSIIPYRLRGLGAALGTLYIFFTGALGGGLVALLFADAWGARTTVLVLSVPTTIVGGGLMMRAASFVKRDLSQVVQELQEELEESDRRAAAPDAIPALQINNLDFGYGRVQVLFDVGFELAKGESLALLGTNGAGKSTVLRVISGLGTPSRGVIRHHGRTITFSSPQVRSQLGIQQLPGGRGVFADMTVRQNLVMGAYKYRKDRADVRRRIERVQELFPALVGRENDQAGTLSGGQQQMLALAITMLNEPDVLLIDELSLGLAPSVVSELLELIDRLREAGQTMIVVEQSINIALQISDRAIFLEKGQIRFEGSARELLERDDIARAVFLGDEGG
- a CDS encoding acyl-CoA dehydrogenase family protein, yielding MAASPGSTMTLELPGDDDPRRQELRSWFSDHPDPTPAQLRDAGLVVPHWPTPWGLDAEPVHQLIIEEEMKRAGARKPINPIGTGHCGPVIIVHGTDAQKERYLPPMLTGEEMWCQLFSEPEAGSDLANLSTRAVRDGDEYIVNGQKIWTSLADVSRFGILIARTDTEVSKHTGISYFIVDMATPGIEVRPIVNMSGGGLFNEVFFDEVRIPAENLIGEEHNGWSMAKQTLANERVSLSQGGLRWGHGPTVRDLVEAVEKRGGIAPGPHRDRLVRAYIEGEILRYHRLALVAAKVNQTPGPDASLRKALADPHGKVVYELAVDLEGAAGMLADGPLDGSWAQWNDGFLFSPALTVGGGTSEVLRNVIAERLLGLPHDIDVEQGLTWREAQKTDRQADRAER
- a CDS encoding amidohydrolase family protein yields the protein MTATDASTEHYTVISADTHAGGSHQAYREYLAEEFRDEFDAWRGKYKNPYKDLGDNRRLRNWDNDMRNQAQLDEEGVVGEVIFPNTVPPFFPSFVLFAQPPTAEQYRQRRAGIQAHNRWLKEFCEDYPERRAGVGQIFLNDVDDAIEDAKWIKENGLRGGILLPNIAPDVKWVKPLYDPCYDPLWEVLTDLDMPINMHSGTGNPDYGKYPISMLLYIGEVGFYTQRPLVHMILGAVFERFPTMKFVLTEIGAAWIPPLLEQLDGTISRIRDTGETGEIKYDRGVLPSMLASEMWAQCGYVGVSGPGAGDMEARHAVGVDRFMWGSDYPHDEGTHPNTKEHLRRRFADIPHEDCVKMLAGNAAKLYDFDLDKLAPLAKQYGPTREELHTPVDGPDDADYLGIGEDMDTDAL